ACATCCTGGGGCGTTTCTACCCGCCTGATTGGTGCACTGATCATGGTACACAGCGATGATCAGGGCCTGGTAATGCCTCCGGCGATTGCTCCCATTCAGGTGGTAATTGTGCCCATCTACAAAGGAGCTGACCAGAAAGCCGCACTCGATGAAAAAGTGAATGTCATTGTAAAAGAACTGAAAGCCGCCGGGATCAGCGTGAAATATGACGACTCCGACAACAACCGCCCCGGCTGGAAGTTTGCCGAGTATGAATTGAAAGGTGTGCCGGTGCGTATAGCCGTTGGCGCGAGAGACCTGGAAAATAACGTGGTGGAAGTTGCCCGCCGCGATACCAAAGAGAAAAGCAGCCTCCCGCTCGAAGGATTGACAGGAAACATCCGTGCTTTACTGGATGAGATTCAGCAGAACCTCTTCAACAAGGCCAAAACTTACCGGGATAGCCACATTACCAAAGTGGATACCTTCGAAGAATTTGAAAAAGTGCTGGACGAAAAAGGTGGCTTCGTGGCTGCTCATTGGGATGGTACTGCCGAAACTGAGGAACTTATCAAGGAACGCACAAAAGCAACTATCAGATGTATTCCGCTCAATAACCCTCAGGAAGCCGGTACCTGTGTACTCACAGGTAAGCCTTCGAAAGAAAGGGTGTTGTTTGCAAGAGCTTATTAGAAGGAATTAAGAATCAGGAATGAAGAATTAAGAACCAACAGCGTAGATCAGCATGAGAACTTCCAGTATCTTTGAAGCTCCGCTTCTGCTTCTTAATTCTTTATTCCAAATTCTTAATTCTCATTTGTAATCCCTAAATTGGTTCGATGCCCCTGATCCGTTACATACTGTTATCGGGCCTCGTTTTTTTCTGCATCGTTACAACAACGCTGGCCCAGGGCTTGATGATCCGTAACTACAACGTGAAGGATGGTCTGGCTAACGCTACTGTTTATGCCGCTGTGCAGGATAAAGATGGTTTCATCTGGTTTGCCACACCCACCGGTGTCAGCAAATTCGATGGGAAACGATTCCGTAACTATGCAAAAAAAGATGGTCTCACTGATAACGACGTAGTGAAACTGGCAGCCGATTCCAAAGGCAGGGTATGGTTCTTTACCCTGAACGGAAAACCCTCTTTCTACGAAAAAAGCCGTATCCATAACGAAGAAAATGACTCTTCACTCATTTTCAACAGCGGAAGCCATTATATGCAGTACGCTTTTGAAAGTACCGGCGGAACGATATGGTTTCAGAATACCAACAACCGTATTGTAAAATATAACGGGAAGAAAACGACTTACGATAATCTCGGCCAGACCGACCTCTTTTTCCTGCTACGAAACGACAGCATCTTCCACCCCCTGCAGGCATCTTTTCATCTCGATAATCTTGATGATATCAATAACTCCGGGCAACAGGTTTTCCGCGTATGTCCGTACCCGTTAACCGACACCGGATTTCAGGCCCGTATCAGATCCAATAATGTGGTGATCCTCAGAAATACCGCTTATTCCTATACTGCAAAGGAAGCCGTGTGCTTTTTTAATGGTGCTGAATGGGGTATTAAAGACGATATCAACCATATTTGCATCGACAGCGACAATCTCTGGATAGGTACCCAGCGTGCATTATATTACCTCAAAGGATATTTTAAGGGCGAACATAAAATGATCCGCCTGCTCGATAATCACTACATCACGTCTTTACTGAAAGACCGGGATGGCAACATCTGGATTACTACTTTCGGCGATGGCGTGTACAATATTCCATATAAGAATTTCTACTTCAGCTATCTGGATAATACGAACGGACTGTATTCCCATTCCATCTTCAGTATCAGCAAAGACAAGAAAAATGATCTGCTGCTTATTGGACAAAATGCCGGTATCCTCAATACCATGGACGGGTCAAACCATATCCGTCAATATACACTGGATACCACTTCGGGCCGAAACAGCGTTCTTTCCATACAGCCTTATAAACCTGATAATGTGCTGATCGGTACTGATAACGGGCTATATAATTTCAACGTCAGTACCCGGAAGGTCAGCTTGCAGAAAGCGGTGAAAATGCTGAAAGATGTGGATATTTCCCCATCCGGCAAAGTCAGGATTGCAGCGAAAAATCAGGTAATCGCGCTGGACGATTATACCATTGGTGACCTCGATCTGCTGGTCACTTCCATCGCCTGTGTCAACGACTCCGTTTATTATGTAGGCACCAACAACGGCCTGTTCTATTGCACAGACAAGCTCAGAAAACTGCTGCCGACGGGCGCTGACACGCTTCGTAAAGTCAGTATCAAAGATCTGAAATGGATTAATGGTGCGCTCTGGATAGGTACCAGCGATCGCGGTATATACGTCATGCAACACGACGAGGTGGTGAAGCATCTTTCCACCGCCAACAACCTGGCGAGCGACATCTGCCAGCAATTATACTACGACGGCGTAAACCGTCTCTATGTTGCCACCAACAAAGGAGTTTCTGTGATTGATGTGAGAACCCAGACCATCACGAGAAATATTACATCTAATGATGGTCTTAGCTCAGATGACATCCGTGGCGTTTACGTGGATGGCGACATGCTCTATATAGCTACCTCCAATGGGCTTTGCTACTTTAACGCAGATCATATTCCGGTGGATACGGTGCCACCGGTCATCTACCTGAATAATATCCGTTATGGCGACAGTACCTTTACCGCCACCAATAATTTCGTGGATCTTTACAAACGAAAGGCCTCATTTGAAGCGGAATTTGGCACTATCGTATTCGATTTGCCCGACCTGGTGGAATACCAGTACAACTTTTCAGGAGATACCACCAACGGATGGGTAACTACCATGTCTAATATCATCCCGTTTCCCGACCTGCAACCCGGTAATTACAAGCTGATGGTGAGGGCCCGGAAATATAAAAGCGACTGGTCCAAAACCCTGAATATGGAGGTGAATATCCTGCCCAGATGGTACCAGCAATGGTGGGCGAGGGGGATATTGTTACTGGCGGGGCTGCTGCTGGTGCTGGTTGGATTGCGTTACGTGGTACGCCGCATCAAACAGGCGGAAAAGCGGAAAACGGAGTATAACCGGCGCATTGCCGAGCTGGAAGCAAAGGCGCTTACCAATCAGATGAACCCTCATTTTATCTTCAATTCCCTGAACTCGGTACAACACCTGATCCTGGAAAAAGAAGAAAAACAGGCCCTGAACTTCCTGGCTGATTTTGCCACACTCATGCGTCAGATGTTGAATAACTCCCGTAAATCCTATATTTCCCTGGAAGAGGAGATCGCATTCCTGACCCGTTACCTCGAGTTGGAAAAGATCCGCTTTGCGCACTCCTTTACCTACAAATTCATCATGGAGGATGCCCTGAAAGACTATACCGTATATATTCCGCCTATGATTATCCAGCCAATCGTGGAAAATGCCATTAAGCATGGCCTGGCTCCGAAAAATATCAGTGGTTACCTGGAAATACGCCTTGAAATGGTGGATGATTTGTTATATTGTTCTGTAGATGACGATGGAATAGGCTGGGATAAGTCGAATAGCATTAAAAGTTCAAGGCTCATTAAACACGAGTCTACTGCACTTAGCGTGATTAAGGAGCGCTTGCAGATTATAAAATCTTTTAATGGAAGTGTTGGAAAGTTAGAAATTATTGATAAATTTAAATCTGGTTTCGGCAATAAGGAAGGTACCTTAGTTGAAATTCTGATTCCCATTGTTAAGATGTTATGAGTAATATAAAAGCTGCCATTGTAGACGATGAAGTCCGCAACATTCATATTTTACGCAATATACTGGAGAACTACTGCAAAGATGTGACAGTTGTTGGTGAAGCGCAAAATATCAATGAGGCGGCAGAAATGATTAAGAATAACCCCATTGACGTGCTCTTTTTAGATATTGAGATGCCGCCGCATAATGGGTTTCAGCTGCTGGAGATGTTTCCTGTGTTGAATTTTGAGGTTATTTTTATCACTGCTTTCCAGGAATATGCACTGCAGGCGATTAAGTTTGCGGCGCTGGACTATTTGTTGAAACCAATCAAAGTAAGTGAGGTAGAAGATGCCCTCGAAAAAGTAAAGAAGAGCAAAAAAGGCCGGTTGAACGAGCTGGCTTCCATCCTGAAAGATTATGTTAAAAACAATGATAATGCCTTCTCCAAGATCGTAATTCCGGTAAATGACGGATATAATGTCATCGACCTGAAGGATATTATCTATTGTGAAGCTTTTGATAGCTATACCAAAATTCAGCTGATCAATAATGTATCCCACCTCATTTCCAAATCACTGAAAGAATATGAGGAAATGCTCTCAGACAAGGGATTCTATCGTGTTCACAAGTCTTTCCTTATTAATATCCATCACATCGTGAAGATTATCAAAGGGCTGGGTACTGCTGTTGTTATGAGCGACCAGAAGAACATCCCTATTTCTTCCCGCAAAAAGGACGAATTCTTTACGCAGCTCAAAGGCGTAATCAACTTATAGCAATAGCTGGTATCAGCAAAAAAAGCAGCGGAGAACATCATGTTCTCCGCTGCTTTTTTGCTAAAGGCTAAAAGCCAAAGACTTTACAGATCTGTTCCGGTTCCGCCGGAAGTAGATATATTATAGTAGTAGATATTTCCGCCTCTTTCAGGATAAAAGCCAATCAGGCGCAGGCTTTTCTGTTTGTCGAGCACTTTGCTAAGCTCATCTACAGAAGTAATCTGGTCGTTACCCGCTTTCAGGATCACGAAGCCGGGGGCCATGGTGGTTTGCTTTTTCAGAATACCATTGCCGATGTCGTTTACAATCACTCCACCATTCACGCCAAGTCGGGCAGACTGGTCTTTGTCGAGTTCCGACAGGTCGGCGCCCAGACGGTCGAGGTTGGTCACCCTTACCACATCAGTGTTACCTTTCAGGTTTTTCATGAGCACGTTATTAATGGTGACCTCTTTGTTATTGCGCATAATGGAAACGCTGATCTTATCACCTGGTTTGTAACGAGCCACCTGTTCGCTGAGTTGGGAAGTACCCTGTATTTTCACACCGTTAATGGCTGTGATCACGTCTCCGGCCTTCAATCCGGCTGCAGCAGCAGAGCTGTTGGGCATTACATCTGTCACCTGAACCCCGTCAACATCTCTTTTAATACCCGCTTCTTTCAGCTGATCATCGCTCATATTAGCGATAAGGGAAGAAGGAGCGTATCTGACACCCAGGTAAGCCCGTTGTACGTTACCGTATTTTACGATGTCGCTCACTACTTTCTTGACAAGATTGACCGGGATCGCGTAGGAATAACCTGCATAGGAA
The genomic region above belongs to Chitinophaga sp. 180180018-3 and contains:
- a CDS encoding LytTR family DNA-binding domain-containing protein, producing the protein MSNIKAAIVDDEVRNIHILRNILENYCKDVTVVGEAQNINEAAEMIKNNPIDVLFLDIEMPPHNGFQLLEMFPVLNFEVIFITAFQEYALQAIKFAALDYLLKPIKVSEVEDALEKVKKSKKGRLNELASILKDYVKNNDNAFSKIVIPVNDGYNVIDLKDIIYCEAFDSYTKIQLINNVSHLISKSLKEYEEMLSDKGFYRVHKSFLINIHHIVKIIKGLGTAVVMSDQKNIPISSRKKDEFFTQLKGVINL
- a CDS encoding histidine kinase gives rise to the protein MPLIRYILLSGLVFFCIVTTTLAQGLMIRNYNVKDGLANATVYAAVQDKDGFIWFATPTGVSKFDGKRFRNYAKKDGLTDNDVVKLAADSKGRVWFFTLNGKPSFYEKSRIHNEENDSSLIFNSGSHYMQYAFESTGGTIWFQNTNNRIVKYNGKKTTYDNLGQTDLFFLLRNDSIFHPLQASFHLDNLDDINNSGQQVFRVCPYPLTDTGFQARIRSNNVVILRNTAYSYTAKEAVCFFNGAEWGIKDDINHICIDSDNLWIGTQRALYYLKGYFKGEHKMIRLLDNHYITSLLKDRDGNIWITTFGDGVYNIPYKNFYFSYLDNTNGLYSHSIFSISKDKKNDLLLIGQNAGILNTMDGSNHIRQYTLDTTSGRNSVLSIQPYKPDNVLIGTDNGLYNFNVSTRKVSLQKAVKMLKDVDISPSGKVRIAAKNQVIALDDYTIGDLDLLVTSIACVNDSVYYVGTNNGLFYCTDKLRKLLPTGADTLRKVSIKDLKWINGALWIGTSDRGIYVMQHDEVVKHLSTANNLASDICQQLYYDGVNRLYVATNKGVSVIDVRTQTITRNITSNDGLSSDDIRGVYVDGDMLYIATSNGLCYFNADHIPVDTVPPVIYLNNIRYGDSTFTATNNFVDLYKRKASFEAEFGTIVFDLPDLVEYQYNFSGDTTNGWVTTMSNIIPFPDLQPGNYKLMVRARKYKSDWSKTLNMEVNILPRWYQQWWARGILLLAGLLLVLVGLRYVVRRIKQAEKRKTEYNRRIAELEAKALTNQMNPHFIFNSLNSVQHLILEKEEKQALNFLADFATLMRQMLNNSRKSYISLEEEIAFLTRYLELEKIRFAHSFTYKFIMEDALKDYTVYIPPMIIQPIVENAIKHGLAPKNISGYLEIRLEMVDDLLYCSVDDDGIGWDKSNSIKSSRLIKHESTALSVIKERLQIIKSFNGSVGKLEIIDKFKSGFGNKEGTLVEILIPIVKML